GGTTGACACGGCGCTCCGTCTCTCGAGCGGTATTAGGGAGCTGCGCGACCAAGGCGACAAGGTGAAGGTGACCTTTGCGAACGCGTGTGGGACGCATGCGCTCAGTATCCCACCATGGATCGTGGCGATGACAGTCAACCTCTTCCACCAGTTCCAGGTCACGCTTACTGTCGCGCGCGAAAAGCAGGAGTGGCGCAAGGATTATGGCATTGATCTTCGCGGCGGGTACTACACCTCGCGCAACCTGTACGGGCGCACGGCTGGTCTCATCGGATACGGGGCGATTGGACGCGAGACGGCTCGCCTCCTCAAGGCGTTTGGGATGCGGGTTATCGCGGCCAACACGAACGgtacgcgctcgagcgacGCAGAATACGTCATTCCCGGGACTGGCGACCCCGACAGCTCGATCCCCGAGGAGATGTACAAGACGAGCGACCCCGCAAGCCTTGACACTTTCCTGCGCCAGTGCGATGTACTCATCACTTGTGtgccgagcacgccgcAGACGCGCTGGCTGCTCAACCGCGACCGCCTGCGACTGCTGAAGAAGGACGCGATCTTCATCAACGTTGGGCGCGGCGACATTATCAAGTCGGGTGAGTGGGTGTGCAATctgtgtgtgtgtgtgtgtgtgtgtgtgtgtgtgtgtgttGGGCAGTGTAGAGAAAGGAGAGCAGCTCCTGAACACGTGCAGCGGCTGATACCAGaggacctcctcgccgccctcaacgacgaggagcacgGCCTCTTCGGCGCGGCCCTTGACGTGACGGACCCCGAGCCCCTCCCTACTGGGCACCCGTTTTTCACGCACCCGCGCTGCATTATCTCCCCACACCTGACAGgcaacgccgagggcgagttTGAGATCGCGACGGACATCTGCGTCGCCAATGCTCAGCGCATCCGCGAGGGGAAGAGGCCGTacaacctcgtcgacctAAGCAAAGGTTACTAGCCTACGCGGCTACGGaagagcgcggcgagggccaGAGCACACTGACTGACGGGTCaggaggggagggcgcCCCACATACAGTGCGAGCCAGCCAACATTTACATGTTTAGATGTATGCAGTATTAAGCATGGCGCTTGCCGAACGGCAACTTGCTGGTGTGCATGCGCATGGCAACACCCGCCGCGATGAGGGGGATACCGATGCCGTACGCGACGATGCGGAGGGGCGCGGGCCGCGTCTGCGACCAGGTGGTGAGCAGGCCGCCCGCGAACGCCGTGAAGAGCGCGAGAGTCATAAAGAGGTAGCCGGAGAGGCTAGTGTTAGTCCTTTTCAATATATCAACTCACCGGTGCCACTTGTACAGCCACAGTCCGTTCTTGCCCGTGTTGGCCGCGACACCACCAAT
Above is a genomic segment from Cutaneotrichosporon cavernicola HIS019 DNA, chromosome: 1 containing:
- a CDS encoding uncharacterized protein (Dehydrogenase) codes for the protein MTADITPLDVCVVLQELPASDLAKVKAAFKEVHYHPDFVMPPELLPRVQFLYTAWQGLPGDLTVHDMPALQHIQLPTAGVDTALRLSSGIRELRDQGDKVKVTFANACGTHALSIPPWIVAMTVNLFHQFQVTLTVAREKQEWRKDYGIDLRGGYYTSRNLYGRTAGLIGYGAIGRETARLLKAFGMRVIAANTNGTRSSDAEYVIPGTGDPDSSIPEEMYKTSDPASLDTFLRQCDVLITCVPSTPQTRWLLNRDRLRLLKKDAIFINVGRGDIIKSEDLLAALNDEEHGLFGAALDVTDPEPLPTGHPFFTHPRCIISPHLTGNAEGEFEIATDICVANAQRIREGKRPYNLVDLSKGY